One genomic segment of Photobacterium sp. DA100 includes these proteins:
- a CDS encoding MlaD family protein, which translates to MNNGPNNQQPKPVNVKRDRGISPLWILPMLALVLAGWLVFKAVNEAGERIKIHFNDAAGLVAGRTTIRYQGLEVGIVRDVNLSNDLKSIYVEADIYPEAVQILRSGTRFWLVKPKASITGISGLDALVSGNYIALQPGEGKFTNEFDALDSQPADTPVGEGLKIQLRAPNLGSINIGSQVLYKKIPVGEVYNHSLDQDNKQVIIDVLIKPQYADLVTNKSRFWNVSGMSANIGFNGVDVQFESLSAMISGAIAFDSPDKGLPIEPDHLFRLYPDLNTAGRGIAITIDLPENSNISASGAPIVYRSLQIGQISDIRLDKERGTIVAHAAIEPMMSDLLTTGSKMLLEEAELSLNGVKNIGNLLRGNFLTLIPGPGETSRQFIAINQDELQEQQPGVASFALYADDSYGIKRGTKLKHRGLEVGRVKSVKLDGNTVRFDVIVRPEYTKLIRSGSRFYLDGGIEANLSSKGLDLSVPPADQLISQSISFTSSGSSKVLDQYPLYKSRQLATLAAEQAHGFTTVELFADELPPVDKGSPVLYRNMAVGEVHSYALSRDGVSIKIKIDNKYRHLITADTVFWNRSGVEIQAGLDGVHVKADPISTLIKGGIAFDEIQGVTNRLGNRYKLYDSYLEAKNFGLVVTMIAEDAKTIKVTTPIRYQGVSVGKVIETEPDFNTGKVIVKARLYPKYAEILAKTDSHFWIVTPQISITGAKDLDTLLSSYIAVTPGKGTYSQNFTLGSTRQVNSGLTVILESEKRNSVTEGTPLLYRDIQVGEVVKVSLGELADRVIIEAQVEKNFSHLVRKDSVFWNVSGIDVTIGLTGASVQSGTVDSLIRGGIAFATPEAQPLAPVAKSDSRFLLHDTAKPEWKNWRTAIPRH; encoded by the coding sequence TCAACAACCTAAACCGGTCAATGTAAAACGCGATCGTGGGATTTCCCCCCTCTGGATCCTCCCGATGCTTGCCTTGGTTCTCGCAGGTTGGCTTGTCTTCAAAGCCGTCAATGAAGCCGGAGAGCGGATTAAAATTCACTTCAATGATGCTGCCGGCTTGGTCGCCGGACGAACAACCATCCGTTATCAGGGGCTTGAAGTGGGTATTGTTCGTGACGTTAACCTATCCAATGATCTGAAAAGCATTTATGTCGAAGCGGATATCTATCCTGAAGCGGTCCAAATCCTCCGCTCGGGCACCCGCTTCTGGCTGGTTAAGCCAAAAGCATCTATTACCGGGATCTCCGGCCTAGATGCCCTCGTCTCTGGTAACTACATCGCTTTGCAGCCGGGCGAAGGCAAATTTACCAATGAATTCGATGCGCTCGACAGCCAGCCGGCGGACACCCCTGTCGGGGAAGGCCTGAAAATCCAACTGCGCGCGCCTAATCTGGGCTCCATCAATATCGGCTCCCAAGTCCTCTACAAGAAAATACCGGTTGGTGAGGTATACAATCACAGCCTCGATCAGGACAACAAGCAAGTGATCATTGATGTATTGATCAAACCGCAATACGCGGACTTGGTGACGAATAAAAGCCGTTTTTGGAATGTCAGTGGCATGAGCGCCAATATCGGCTTCAACGGTGTCGACGTGCAGTTCGAAAGCCTTTCCGCAATGATAAGCGGAGCCATTGCTTTTGATTCGCCGGATAAAGGACTGCCAATCGAGCCTGATCACCTTTTCCGCCTGTATCCCGACCTCAACACTGCTGGACGCGGTATTGCGATTACGATTGACCTGCCGGAGAACAGCAACATCAGCGCAAGTGGCGCCCCGATTGTCTACCGCAGCCTGCAGATTGGTCAGATTTCCGATATCCGCCTTGATAAAGAGCGCGGGACAATTGTCGCCCACGCCGCCATTGAGCCGATGATGAGTGATCTACTGACCACTGGGTCCAAAATGTTGCTGGAAGAAGCCGAACTCTCTTTGAACGGCGTTAAAAACATTGGCAACCTTCTTCGCGGCAACTTCCTGACCCTGATCCCAGGACCGGGAGAGACCAGCCGCCAGTTCATCGCCATCAACCAAGACGAACTGCAAGAGCAGCAGCCTGGCGTGGCCTCGTTCGCCCTCTACGCAGATGACAGCTACGGCATTAAACGTGGTACCAAGCTCAAGCACCGTGGTTTGGAAGTCGGCCGGGTAAAATCCGTGAAGCTAGATGGCAATACCGTCCGCTTTGATGTGATTGTCCGCCCGGAATACACCAAGCTCATTCGCTCTGGCAGCCGGTTTTATCTTGATGGCGGTATCGAGGCGAATTTAAGCAGCAAAGGCTTGGATCTATCAGTCCCACCGGCGGATCAGTTGATCAGTCAGAGCATCAGCTTTACCAGCAGTGGCAGCAGCAAAGTACTCGACCAATACCCACTGTACAAAAGCCGCCAGTTGGCCACGCTTGCCGCGGAACAGGCGCATGGCTTTACGACTGTCGAACTGTTTGCCGACGAGCTTCCCCCGGTAGACAAAGGCAGCCCGGTGCTATACCGCAACATGGCTGTCGGTGAAGTCCACAGCTATGCACTCTCTCGCGACGGCGTCAGTATCAAAATAAAAATAGATAACAAATACCGCCACCTGATCACCGCAGATACTGTTTTTTGGAATCGTTCCGGGGTGGAAATACAGGCCGGTCTTGATGGTGTCCATGTCAAGGCCGATCCTATTAGCACCTTGATCAAGGGCGGCATTGCCTTTGACGAAATCCAAGGGGTTACCAACCGCCTTGGAAACCGCTACAAACTTTATGACAGCTACCTAGAAGCCAAAAATTTTGGTCTGGTTGTCACAATGATTGCAGAAGATGCCAAAACAATAAAAGTGACGACCCCAATTCGCTATCAGGGAGTCAGCGTGGGTAAGGTGATTGAAACTGAGCCCGATTTCAACACCGGCAAAGTGATTGTCAAAGCCCGCCTGTATCCGAAGTATGCCGAGATACTCGCCAAAACAGATAGCCACTTCTGGATTGTCACACCTCAAATTAGTATTACTGGCGCCAAGGATCTTGATACGCTGCTGAGTAGCTATATTGCTGTTACACCGGGCAAAGGCACCTACTCGCAGAATTTCACACTGGGTTCAACCAGGCAGGTAAACAGCGGGCTGACGGTGATCCTCGAATCAGAAAAACGCAACTCAGTGACTGAAGGCACGCCGCTGCTGTACCGTGATATTCAAGTGGGCGAAGTGGTGAAGGTCAGCCTTGGTGAGTTGGCTGACAGAGTCATTATCGAGGCGCAGGTCGAAAAGAACTTCAGCCACCTCGTGCGTAAGGATAGCGTCTTTTGGAATGTATCGGGTATTGACGTCACGATCGGTTTGACGGGTGCTTCGGTACAGAGCGGTACCGTTGATAGCTTGATCCGTGGCGGGATCGCTTTTGCCACGCCTGAGGCTCAGCCACTGGCACCAGTCGCCAAGAGTGATAGCCGCTTCTTGCTACACGATACGGCCAAACCAGAATGGAAAAATTGGCGTACAGCCATTCCAAGGCACTAA